The Mammaliicoccus sciuri genome window below encodes:
- a CDS encoding CAP domain-containing protein, with amino-acid sequence MRKVFFLFMLLLCLTLIKPVPESDLSRQIGQKVLNVQQGILHEESAKKVELKTPDDQEFAINNIQINQTKNEVEKKLGKPKRITANEYNEKWHVYHNDYHEFVMVSYDHDKVTGLYTNQDLITSKKGITSKMNKDKVRSILGEPEKAIEKDKVKLIQNDEDYDVFKFDNIYTTVFYDKHENNQIKGIMQIASSTEDKRTNQYHAASDEYKKALELQNFDLVNAERVQFGLPTLSYNERVSETARKHSQDMVKNDYFDHNNKQGMSPFDRLDRDGFNYLTAGENLAYGQISSIYAHHGLMNSLGHRKNILNKDYKELGVGVDIGEELQPYWTENYITQQ; translated from the coding sequence TTGAGAAAAGTATTCTTTTTATTTATGTTGCTATTATGCTTAACACTTATCAAGCCAGTCCCAGAATCAGATTTGTCTAGACAAATTGGGCAAAAAGTATTGAACGTTCAACAAGGAATACTACACGAAGAATCAGCAAAGAAAGTTGAACTAAAGACACCAGATGACCAAGAATTTGCGATTAATAATATTCAAATCAATCAAACAAAGAACGAAGTAGAAAAGAAACTTGGTAAACCTAAGCGTATAACTGCTAATGAATATAACGAGAAATGGCATGTGTATCATAACGACTATCATGAATTTGTGATGGTAAGTTATGATCATGACAAAGTAACTGGTTTATATACAAACCAAGACCTTATAACTTCTAAAAAAGGTATCACAAGTAAAATGAACAAAGATAAAGTTCGTTCTATACTTGGAGAACCTGAAAAAGCAATAGAAAAAGACAAAGTGAAACTCATACAAAATGATGAAGATTATGATGTTTTCAAATTTGATAACATCTATACAACCGTGTTTTATGATAAACATGAAAATAATCAAATTAAAGGTATCATGCAGATTGCATCATCAACTGAAGATAAACGAACGAATCAGTATCATGCAGCTTCTGATGAATACAAAAAAGCTTTAGAATTACAAAACTTTGATCTTGTAAATGCTGAACGCGTACAGTTTGGACTACCTACATTATCTTATAATGAGCGTGTTAGTGAAACTGCAAGAAAGCATAGTCAAGACATGGTGAAAAATGATTATTTTGATCATAATAACAAACAAGGTATGTCTCCATTTGATAGATTAGATCGAGATGGTTTTAATTATCTTACCGCTGGGGAAAACTTGGCTTATGGTCAAATCAGTAGTATATATGCACATCATGGTCTCATGAATTCACTTGGACATAGAAAAAACATTTTAAATAAAGATTATAAAGAATTAGGTGTAGGTGTCGATATTGGCGAAGAATTACAGCCATATTGGACGGAGAACTACATCACGCAACAATAG
- the rpmG gene encoding 50S ribosomal protein L33, with protein MRVNITLACTECGDRNYITTKNKRTNPERIEMKKYCPRLGRHTLHRETK; from the coding sequence ATGCGTGTCAATATCACGTTAGCATGTACTGAATGTGGCGACAGAAATTATATTACAACTAAAAACAAACGTACAAATCCTGAACGTATTGAAATGAAAAAATACTGTCCAAGATTAGGTCGTCACACTTTACACCGCGAAACTAAATAA
- a CDS encoding cytochrome c biogenesis CcdA family protein, producing the protein MEITVFVAFGAGILSFVSPCVLPIYPAFISYITGMSYDDIKTKGLSRNAILHTIIFLLGFSVIYMILGMGIGYISGMLINYQTLIRQLGAIIIIVFGLIILGVFQPQFLMKDRKINFKTKPTGYIGTFLIGMAFAAGWTPCNGPIIAAIGTLAATNSSQALLYMLLYVLGFSIPFFVLTFFITKLQIIKKYNVAIMKFGGIIMIIMGILLFFDLLTEITIFFQSLGLN; encoded by the coding sequence GTGGAAATCACAGTATTTGTAGCTTTTGGTGCAGGCATATTAAGTTTCGTATCTCCTTGCGTATTACCCATCTATCCAGCGTTTATTTCTTATATAACAGGTATGAGTTATGACGACATCAAAACTAAAGGACTTAGTCGTAATGCAATCTTACATACGATTATCTTTTTACTTGGTTTTAGTGTTATATATATGATACTTGGAATGGGTATAGGATATATTTCTGGTATGTTGATTAATTACCAAACGTTAATCAGGCAATTAGGTGCCATTATTATTATTGTATTTGGTCTCATTATATTAGGGGTATTTCAGCCACAATTTTTAATGAAAGACCGTAAAATAAATTTCAAGACGAAACCCACAGGTTATATAGGTACTTTTCTTATAGGTATGGCATTTGCTGCAGGATGGACACCATGTAATGGTCCGATTATTGCAGCGATTGGTACGTTAGCTGCTACTAATTCATCACAAGCATTACTTTATATGTTGTTATATGTATTAGGATTCAGCATTCCATTTTTCGTACTAACATTCTTTATAACTAAATTACAAATTATTAAAAAGTACAATGTTGCTATCATGAAGTTTGGTGGTATAATTATGATAATTATGGGAATATTACTGTTCTTTGATTTATTAACGGAGATCACGATATTCTTCCAATCATTAGGTTTAAATTAA
- a CDS encoding DUF896 domain-containing protein gives MLDKAKIERINELANKKKSEGLTDSEAKEQSKLRAEYLQAFRGNFKNTIENTKIIDPEGNDVTPDKVKEIQKNNNIRK, from the coding sequence ATGCTAGATAAAGCAAAAATAGAAAGAATTAACGAATTAGCGAACAAAAAGAAATCTGAAGGTTTAACAGATAGTGAAGCTAAAGAACAATCAAAATTACGTGCTGAGTATTTACAAGCATTCCGCGGTAATTTTAAAAATACAATCGAGAATACTAAAATCATAGATCCAGAAGGTAATGATGTAACACCTGATAAGGTAAAAGAAATTCAAAAAAATAATAATATAAGAAAGTAA
- the sosA gene encoding DNA damage-induced cell division inhibitor SosA codes for MTITIKKTVLVYIAVFLMTLLIGYLYLAQSNDLYNTEQTYEMTDHQIKQHNHISDSNTLVGSID; via the coding sequence ATGACAATTACAATTAAGAAGACAGTATTAGTGTATATCGCAGTATTCTTAATGACTCTATTAATTGGATATTTATATTTAGCTCAGTCTAATGATCTTTATAATACAGAACAAACGTACGAAATGACCGATCATCAAATTAAACAACATAACCATATATCTGATTCCAATACATTAGTAGGGTCAATAGATTGA
- the guaC gene encoding GMP reductase, with product MKIFDYEDVQLIPNKCIVESRSECDTTVKFGPKTFKLPVVPANMQTVMNEELAEWFASNDYFYIMHRFDEEGRIPFIKKMQSQNLFASISVGVKDNEYTFIEQLSNEGLVPEYITIDIAHGHSEQVIRMIKHIKQHIPESFVIAGNVGTPEGVRELENAGADATKVGIGPGRVCITKIKTGFGTGGWQLAAINACSKAARKPMIADGGIRTNGDIAKSIRFGASMVMVGSLFAAHEESPGETVELEGKLYKEYFGSASEFQKGERKNVEGKKMFVEHKGSLKDTLIEIEQDLQSSISYAGGKDLHSITKVDYVIVRNSIFNGDSDRG from the coding sequence ATGAAAATTTTTGATTATGAAGATGTACAGTTAATACCAAATAAATGTATAGTAGAAAGCCGTTCTGAATGTGATACTACTGTAAAATTTGGTCCAAAGACATTTAAATTACCAGTAGTACCTGCAAATATGCAAACAGTCATGAATGAAGAACTAGCTGAATGGTTTGCTAGTAATGATTATTTTTATATCATGCATCGTTTTGATGAAGAAGGACGTATTCCATTTATCAAAAAAATGCAAAGCCAAAACTTATTCGCCTCAATTTCTGTAGGTGTTAAAGACAATGAATATACTTTTATAGAACAACTTTCTAACGAAGGACTTGTTCCTGAATATATAACAATAGATATTGCACACGGTCATTCTGAGCAAGTTATAAGAATGATTAAACATATTAAACAACATATTCCTGAATCATTTGTAATTGCAGGTAATGTTGGTACGCCTGAGGGTGTTCGTGAACTTGAAAATGCGGGTGCTGACGCAACAAAAGTTGGTATCGGACCAGGTAGAGTTTGTATTACAAAAATTAAAACTGGTTTTGGTACTGGTGGATGGCAATTAGCTGCAATTAACGCTTGTAGCAAAGCTGCTAGAAAGCCAATGATCGCTGACGGTGGTATTAGAACGAACGGTGACATTGCTAAATCTATTAGATTCGGTGCAAGTATGGTAATGGTTGGTTCATTATTTGCTGCACATGAAGAATCTCCAGGAGAAACAGTTGAATTAGAAGGTAAACTATATAAAGAATATTTCGGTAGTGCATCTGAATTTCAAAAAGGTGAACGTAAAAATGTAGAGGGTAAAAAGATGTTTGTTGAACATAAAGGCTCTCTAAAAGATACGTTAATTGAAATCGAACAAGATTTACAAAGTTCTATCTCTTATGCAGGTGGAAAAGATTTACATTCTATTACAAAAGTAGACTATGTAATTGTTCGTAATTCAATATTTAATGGTGACAGTGATCGCGGCTAA
- the tkt gene encoding transketolase: protein MFNEKDQLAVDSIRALSIDAIEAANSGHPGLPMGAAPMAYALWTKHLNFNPQSKNYFNRDRFVLSAGHGSALLYSLLHVSGSLELEEVKNFRQWDSKTPGHPEFRHTDGVEVTTGPLGQGFAMSVGMAMAEKHLAGKFNKDKYDVVDHYTYVLASDGDLMEGISHEAASLAGHLNLDKLITLYDSNDISLDGELNKAFSENVKERFTSYGWSYILVEDGNDLEAIDKAITEAKTLEGPTLIEVKTVIGYGAPNKAGTNGVHGAPLGEEERELALKAYGLDPSKRFNVPQEVYDIFSETMLKRANEDEAAWEKLVGAYTNEYPELGQAFKQAISNELPVDYDKELPVYEAGNSSATRADSGEVIQALSKSVPAFFGGSADLASSNKSNVKGEADFSSETPEGRNVWFGVREFGMAAAVNGMAVHGGVKPYGATFFVFSDYLKPAVRLSAIMDVPSTFVFTHDSIAVGEDGPTHEPVEQLAGLRAIPNLNVIRPADGNETRVAWKVALESETTPTALVLTRQNLTALDVEESVLEEGVRKGGYVVYRSEIEPEYLLIASGSEVSLAIDAAKDIEAQGKGVQVVSLPNWHAFDQQDAEYKASVLPASITKRVAIEMASSLGWHKYVGIEGKVITIDTFGASAPGDLVVEKYGFTKENVLNQVLSF from the coding sequence ATGTTTAACGAAAAAGATCAACTTGCAGTAGATTCAATCCGTGCTTTAAGTATAGATGCTATTGAAGCAGCTAACTCAGGACATCCTGGTTTACCAATGGGTGCTGCGCCTATGGCATATGCATTATGGACTAAGCATTTAAATTTCAATCCACAATCTAAGAACTATTTTAATAGAGACCGTTTTGTATTATCTGCTGGTCATGGTTCTGCATTACTATATAGTTTATTACACGTTTCAGGTAGTTTAGAACTTGAAGAAGTGAAGAACTTCAGACAATGGGATTCTAAAACACCTGGACATCCTGAATTTAGACATACTGATGGTGTAGAAGTAACAACAGGACCATTAGGACAAGGTTTTGCAATGAGTGTTGGTATGGCAATGGCTGAAAAACATTTAGCAGGTAAATTTAATAAAGATAAATACGATGTAGTAGATCATTACACATATGTTTTAGCAAGTGATGGTGACTTAATGGAAGGTATTTCTCATGAAGCAGCTTCATTAGCAGGTCACTTAAACCTTGATAAATTAATCACTTTATATGATTCTAATGATATTTCATTAGATGGTGAATTAAATAAAGCATTCTCTGAAAATGTTAAAGAAAGATTCACATCTTATGGTTGGAGCTATATCTTAGTTGAAGACGGTAATGACTTAGAAGCTATTGATAAAGCGATTACTGAAGCAAAAACATTAGAAGGCCCAACATTAATCGAAGTTAAAACGGTTATCGGTTATGGTGCGCCTAATAAAGCGGGTACTAATGGCGTGCATGGTGCTCCATTAGGTGAAGAAGAACGTGAATTAGCATTGAAAGCATACGGTTTAGATCCTTCTAAACGCTTTAATGTACCTCAAGAAGTATATGATATCTTCAGTGAAACAATGCTTAAACGTGCAAATGAAGACGAAGCAGCTTGGGAAAAATTAGTTGGAGCATATACAAATGAATATCCTGAATTAGGACAAGCATTTAAACAAGCTATTTCTAATGAATTACCAGTTGATTATGATAAAGAATTACCAGTTTATGAAGCTGGAAATAGCAGTGCAACACGTGCGGATTCAGGTGAAGTGATTCAAGCATTAAGTAAATCAGTACCTGCATTCTTTGGTGGTTCAGCTGACTTAGCATCTTCAAACAAATCAAATGTTAAAGGTGAAGCTGACTTTAGTAGCGAAACTCCTGAAGGACGCAACGTTTGGTTTGGTGTTCGTGAATTCGGTATGGCTGCTGCAGTTAACGGTATGGCAGTTCACGGTGGTGTTAAACCATATGGTGCAACATTCTTCGTATTCAGTGACTACTTGAAACCAGCTGTAAGACTTTCAGCAATCATGGATGTACCTTCAACATTTGTATTCACACATGATTCAATTGCTGTCGGTGAAGATGGTCCAACACATGAACCAGTTGAACAATTAGCTGGACTAAGAGCGATTCCTAACTTAAATGTGATTCGCCCAGCAGACGGTAACGAAACAAGAGTAGCATGGAAAGTAGCTTTAGAATCTGAAACAACACCAACAGCGTTAGTGTTAACAAGACAAAACTTAACAGCTTTAGATGTTGAAGAGTCAGTATTAGAAGAAGGCGTTCGTAAAGGCGGATATGTCGTATATCGTTCTGAAATCGAACCTGAATACTTATTAATAGCATCTGGTTCTGAAGTTTCATTAGCTATTGATGCAGCTAAAGATATCGAAGCACAAGGTAAAGGTGTACAAGTTGTATCATTACCTAACTGGCATGCATTTGATCAACAAGATGCTGAATATAAAGCATCAGTATTACCAGCATCTATCACTAAACGTGTAGCAATCGAAATGGCATCTTCTCTAGGTTGGCATAAATATGTTGGCATTGAAGGTAAAGTCATTACAATTGATACATTCGGTGCAAGTGCGCCTGGCGACTTAGTAGTTGAAAAATACGGATTTACAAAAGAAAATGTATTAAACCAAGTATTAAGCTTCTAA
- a CDS encoding amino acid permease, whose amino-acid sequence MEEMKRGLKTRHISMIAIGGSIGTGLFMASGAVITQAGPGGALIAYSIIGVMLYFLMTAIGELATFYPVSGSFSAYSSRFIDPSAGFTVGWLYWVIWALVTSVDILTAAKIITYWDIFQNINPFVWSIIFLVILFLLNAFTVKAFGEAEYWLSFIKVATIIIFLIVGVLVIFGILGGNEPLGLSNFTYKEAPFVNGISGFLGVLLVAGFSFGGTEVVAVTAGESENPKESMPKAIRQVFWRILLFYILAIAVIAAIIPYTDPLLLNKSNTVTQSPFTIVFDRVGIAFAASIINAVILTALISAGNSGLYATSRLLYSLAQHKQAPKFINNLNRNNMPFVSLCVTIILIFTSIVYATINTDGYYKLLNMLGALVTLVWLMSIISHIRLRMAIKKQGQSTTDTLEYKAPLYPLGPIIVIAVIAFLLIGQSFDSIMTLNYPMLIESFLPIILGFVVYFIHKFTTKSKIIKLEDIDLTKHQYKK is encoded by the coding sequence ATGGAAGAAATGAAACGAGGATTAAAGACTAGGCACATATCAATGATTGCCATTGGTGGCTCGATTGGAACTGGATTATTTATGGCCAGTGGTGCAGTCATCACTCAAGCAGGACCTGGCGGTGCACTTATAGCTTATTCAATCATTGGCGTTATGCTCTACTTTTTAATGACAGCTATAGGTGAACTTGCAACATTTTATCCAGTTTCTGGTTCATTTAGTGCTTACTCAAGTAGATTTATTGATCCATCAGCAGGTTTTACAGTTGGTTGGCTCTATTGGGTAATTTGGGCACTGGTAACAAGCGTGGATATATTAACTGCAGCAAAAATTATTACATACTGGGATATATTCCAAAATATTAACCCGTTTGTATGGAGCATTATTTTCTTAGTTATTCTATTCTTACTCAATGCATTTACTGTTAAAGCATTTGGTGAAGCTGAATATTGGTTAAGTTTTATTAAAGTCGCGACTATTATAATCTTCTTAATAGTTGGTGTACTTGTGATATTTGGAATTTTAGGTGGTAATGAACCATTAGGATTATCAAACTTCACTTATAAGGAAGCACCATTCGTAAATGGTATTTCTGGTTTCTTAGGTGTACTACTTGTTGCTGGATTTAGCTTCGGTGGTACAGAAGTAGTAGCTGTAACAGCTGGTGAATCTGAAAATCCTAAAGAATCCATGCCAAAAGCAATTAGACAAGTATTCTGGAGAATTTTATTATTTTATATTTTAGCAATCGCTGTGATTGCAGCAATTATTCCATATACTGATCCATTGTTATTAAATAAATCAAACACTGTAACACAAAGTCCGTTTACAATCGTATTTGATAGAGTTGGTATAGCATTCGCTGCTTCAATTATTAATGCAGTTATTTTAACAGCACTTATTTCAGCTGGTAACTCAGGTTTATATGCTACAAGTAGATTACTTTACTCACTTGCTCAACATAAGCAAGCACCTAAATTTATCAATAACTTAAATAGAAACAATATGCCATTTGTTTCATTATGTGTCACAATCATATTAATATTTACTTCAATCGTATATGCAACGATTAACACTGATGGTTATTATAAATTGTTGAATATGTTAGGCGCACTTGTTACTTTAGTTTGGTTAATGAGTATAATCAGTCATATTCGATTAAGAATGGCTATTAAGAAACAAGGCCAATCAACGACAGATACACTAGAATATAAAGCACCTTTATATCCATTAGGTCCAATCATCGTAATCGCTGTAATAGCATTCTTATTAATCGGTCAATCATTTGATAGCATTATGACATTGAACTACCCAATGTTAATCGAATCATTCTTACCGATTATATTAGGTTTCGTAGTATACTTTATTCATAAATTCACAACGAAATCAAAAATTATCAAACTAGAAGACATCGATTTAACAAAACACCAATATAAGAAATAA
- a CDS encoding CcdC family protein: MYFLFSFVIAALMGLAVIVVRMKAQNYPTNAKKIVLPPFFMATGALMYVVPYFRLNGSEIIEAILVGLFFSLFLIFTSNFEVKGSEIYMKRSKLFPVILISLLIIRSVGKFFLSDSIDPGQLAGMFFLLAFSMIVPWRIAMYVKYKKLKDRMPIVN, translated from the coding sequence ATGTATTTCCTTTTTTCATTTGTAATAGCAGCTTTAATGGGATTGGCAGTTATTGTTGTTAGAATGAAAGCACAAAATTATCCAACTAATGCTAAAAAAATCGTATTACCGCCATTTTTTATGGCTACAGGTGCATTAATGTATGTTGTACCGTACTTTAGATTAAATGGCAGTGAGATTATAGAAGCAATTTTAGTTGGTTTGTTCTTTTCACTATTTCTTATCTTTACTTCTAACTTTGAAGTTAAAGGATCAGAAATTTATATGAAACGTTCTAAATTATTTCCGGTTATTTTAATATCGTTATTAATCATTAGATCAGTCGGTAAATTTTTCTTAAGTGATTCAATCGATCCAGGTCAATTAGCTGGTATGTTTTTCTTACTCGCATTTAGTATGATTGTACCTTGGAGAATTGCTATGTATGTTAAATATAAAAAATTAAAAGACCGTATGCCAATTGTAAATTAA
- a CDS encoding DUF2621 family protein: MSNAFIFFIILWCIVFISLLAIGGFFMFRKFLKRMPKDNGMSELDWQDYYINKALPLWNDEARSLLNELVSPVPELFRDVAKEKIGGRVSKIALEEHATTIELDHIMRGYIVATPKRDHKFMKKKLTELNIDYTPYLKLFELADDEKNKFSIFDHREEISNAKTTHTQ, from the coding sequence TTGAGTAACGCATTTATATTTTTTATTATTTTATGGTGCATCGTATTTATTTCGTTACTTGCAATCGGTGGATTCTTTATGTTTCGTAAATTCTTAAAACGTATGCCTAAAGATAATGGTATGAGTGAACTTGATTGGCAAGACTACTACATTAATAAAGCTTTACCATTATGGAATGATGAAGCACGTAGTTTATTAAACGAACTCGTTTCACCTGTTCCGGAATTATTTAGGGATGTTGCGAAAGAAAAGATAGGTGGACGTGTCTCTAAAATTGCATTAGAAGAACATGCCACAACAATCGAACTTGACCATATCATGAGAGGATATATCGTAGCAACACCAAAAAGAGATCACAAATTCATGAAGAAAAAGCTAACCGAACTTAATATAGATTATACACCATATTTAAAATTGTTCGAATTAGCTGATGATGAGAAGAATAAATTTTCTATCTTTGATCATAGAGAAGAAATTTCAAATGCAAAAACAACGCACACTCAATAA
- a CDS encoding YneF family protein — protein MATWLAILLIVVALIGGLALGFFLARKYMMDYLKKNPPINEEMLRMMMMQMGQKPSQKKINQMMTMMNKNMDQKIK, from the coding sequence ATGGCAACGTGGTTAGCAATATTATTAATCGTCGTGGCATTAATCGGTGGGCTTGCACTTGGATTCTTCCTTGCACGTAAATATATGATGGATTACTTGAAAAAGAATCCACCAATTAACGAAGAAATGTTACGTATGATGATGATGCAAATGGGTCAAAAACCATCTCAAAAGAAAATTAATCAAATGATGACAATGATGAATAAGAATATGGATCAAAAAATTAAATAA
- the lexA gene encoding transcriptional repressor LexA, which yields MKELTKRQSEIYQFIKHIVQTKGYPPSVREIGLAVGLASSSTVHGHLSRLEEKGYIKRDPTKPRAIEITETVGENINQENTIHVPVIGKVTAGIPITAVENVEEYFPLPAHFTSTHNSNIFILDVVGDSMIEAGILDGDKVIVRSQSIAENGDIIVAMTEDDEATVKRFYKEETRYRLQPENSTMEPIYLDNVTVLGKVVGLFREM from the coding sequence ATGAAAGAATTAACTAAACGTCAATCTGAAATATATCAATTCATCAAACATATAGTACAAACGAAAGGCTATCCGCCTAGCGTACGTGAAATTGGTTTAGCAGTCGGCTTAGCGTCAAGCTCTACAGTACATGGTCATTTATCAAGACTAGAAGAAAAGGGCTACATTAAACGTGATCCAACTAAACCACGAGCAATAGAAATCACCGAAACAGTTGGAGAGAACATTAACCAAGAGAACACCATTCACGTTCCAGTTATCGGTAAAGTTACAGCAGGTATACCTATTACAGCTGTAGAGAATGTAGAGGAATACTTCCCATTACCAGCACATTTTACATCAACACATAATAGCAATATCTTTATATTAGATGTTGTCGGTGATAGCATGATTGAAGCTGGTATACTAGACGGCGATAAAGTAATCGTACGTAGTCAATCAATCGCTGAGAATGGTGATATCATAGTTGCAATGACAGAAGATGATGAAGCTACAGTTAAACGTTTTTACAAAGAAGAAACGCGATATAGACTTCAACCAGAGAACAGTACAATGGAACCTATTTATTTAGATAACGTTACAGTATTAGGTAAAGTTGTTGGATTGTTTAGAGAAATGTAA
- the sbcD gene encoding exonuclease subunit SbcD, whose protein sequence is MKILHTADWHIGKTINGQSLIEDQKFILSKLIDAIKEHQPDIVVISGDLYDLHYPNKEAMVVLEDALSTINLELNTPIIAISGNHDGKERLNYGERWFEKTGLKIITGYNQLLEPIKVNDVNIYVMPYFTPADIRHVYEVKDIHTHQEATGFIVNKMKEVINEDETNILIGHLFVAGGESTDSERPLSIGTIETVSAQTFDIFDAVLLGHLHHPFAIQSDYIFYSGTPMQYSFSEANQAKGYRLFDFGHKTFKQSFIPIEPKRAFQVIQASYEDVIHEKLDIKHKDDYFHFKLSDMDHVTDPLMKIRSIYPNTLQISRQDYEVANDEIDVDVHTLTDLEIIESFYDHVTGEPLEGIKREKIIALLENDLNKGAQE, encoded by the coding sequence ATGAAAATTTTACATACTGCTGATTGGCACATTGGTAAAACCATCAATGGTCAATCATTAATAGAAGATCAAAAGTTTATACTTTCAAAATTAATCGATGCAATTAAAGAACATCAACCAGATATTGTCGTGATTAGCGGTGATTTATATGACTTACATTATCCTAATAAGGAGGCAATGGTTGTACTTGAAGATGCACTTTCAACAATCAATTTAGAACTTAACACACCAATTATAGCTATAAGTGGAAATCATGATGGTAAAGAACGTTTAAACTACGGAGAAAGATGGTTCGAAAAAACAGGCTTAAAAATTATAACAGGATACAATCAGTTGCTTGAACCAATTAAAGTCAATGATGTCAATATATACGTGATGCCTTACTTTACACCTGCTGATATTAGACATGTATATGAAGTGAAAGATATTCATACACATCAAGAAGCGACTGGATTTATTGTTAATAAAATGAAAGAAGTAATAAATGAAGATGAAACGAATATTTTAATAGGTCATTTATTCGTTGCTGGTGGTGAATCGACAGACTCTGAAAGACCATTATCTATTGGGACTATAGAAACAGTTAGTGCACAAACCTTTGATATATTCGATGCTGTATTACTAGGTCATTTACATCACCCATTTGCGATACAGTCTGATTACATATTTTATTCTGGAACGCCAATGCAATATTCATTTTCAGAGGCAAACCAAGCTAAAGGATATAGATTATTTGATTTTGGTCATAAAACATTTAAACAGTCATTTATACCAATAGAACCTAAAAGAGCATTTCAAGTGATACAAGCAAGCTATGAAGATGTCATACATGAAAAGTTAGACATCAAGCATAAAGATGATTATTTTCACTTTAAATTATCTGATATGGACCATGTGACAGATCCACTTATGAAGATAAGAAGTATATATCCTAATACACTTCAAATATCTAGACAAGACTATGAAGTTGCAAATGATGAAATAGATGTGGATGTTCATACTTTGACGGATTTAGAAATTATTGAATCGTTTTACGATCATGTAACGGGTGAACCGTTAGAAGGTATAAAAAGAGAGAAAATTATCGCATTGTTAGAAAATGATTTAAATAAGGGGGCACAAGAATAA